In the Telopea speciosissima isolate NSW1024214 ecotype Mountain lineage chromosome 2, Tspe_v1, whole genome shotgun sequence genome, one interval contains:
- the LOC122650817 gene encoding secreted RxLR effector protein 161-like, translating into MKLVPYANALGSIMYAQVCTRPNIAFATGLLSRYQSNPGHDHWVATKKVLRYLKRTRDYMLIYIRVRALQLVGFSDSDFAGCQDDRKSTSGYIFLMAGGTVSWKSTKQRMITSSTMQAEFVACYGAATQAVWLRNLIRELTVFDFVDRPIQLYCANNSAVLVINNNKGIIGSKHMEIKYLTIKERGR; encoded by the coding sequence ATGAAGTTGGTACCCTATGCTAATGCACTTGGAAGCATCATGTATGCCCAAGTTTGTACTAGACCAAATATTGCTTTTGCAACAGGACTTCTAAGCAGATACCAGTCCAACCCTGGTCACGATCACTGGGTTGCTACGAAGAAGgttttgaggtacttgaagagGACAAGAGATTATATGTTGATCTACATACGTGTTCGAGCCCTACAGCTAGTAGGGTTTTCAGATTCTGACTTTGCTGGCTGTCAGGATGACAGGAAGTCCACATCAGGTTATATTTTCTTAATGGCAGGAGGGACAGTGTCGTGGAAAAGCACGAAGCAGAGAATGATTACTTCTTCAACTATGCAAgcagagtttgtagcatgctatgggGCAGCTACTCAGGCAGTTTGGCTAAGGAATCTCATAAGGGAGTTGACAGTGtttgattttgtggatagacctaTTCAATTGTACTGTGCTAACAATTCTGCTGTGTTAGTTATCAACAACAATAAAGGTATCAtagggtctaaacacatggagaTCAAATATTTGACCATCAAGGAAAGGGGAAGGTGA